From the genome of Haloplanus vescus:
CCGTTCTGATAACCGTGCCGGTGTATTTATTTCGACGCTACGGGAACGGACGAGCAACGTATGCACGGACGAATCCCCCCCGGAACCGACGGATTGCTCCAGACCGTCGCGACGCCGCGGGCGCGATGCGGAACGAGTGGGGCGGGGCGTCGATGACCGGAGCAACGCCTCGGGCCGTCGTCGTCGACGACTCGCATTTCATGCGGACGATGCTCTCCGACATGCTCGACGACGGCGGCGTCGACGTCGTCGCGACAGCCGCCGACGGGGCCGAGGCGGTGACGGCCGTCCTCGAACACGAACCCGACGTGGTGACGATGGACCTCGAGATGCCCGACGTCGACGGGCTAGAGGCCGTCGAGCGCATCATGGCGGAGCGTCCGACGCCGATTCTCATGCTGAGCGCGCACACGGCCGACGGCGCCGATGTGACGTTCGAGGCCCTCGACGCCGGCGCGGTCGATTTCTTCACCAAACCCGGTGGAGAGGTCAGCACGCAGATGTCGAGCAAAGAGACGCAACTGGTCCAGAAGGTGAAAGCCGTCGCCGGCGCCGACGTAGACGGCGGCCACGCGAGCAGTCGGTCGTCGAGCGAGCGACCCAGTGAGCGCCCGACACGGACCGACAGCGAGTACGAGGGCGCGACGGTGCTCATCGCCTCCTCGACTGGCGGGCCGACGGTCGTCGAACGCGTCGTCGGGGCGCTCCCCCGCGACGCCGACTTCCGAATCATCGTCGTCCAGCACATGCCCGACGCGTTCACGGAACGGTTCGCCGACCGCCTCGACGCGGCGAGCGAGTACGACGTGCGCGAAGCGTCCGACGGCGACCGAATCGGCGGCGGTGAAGCGCTCGTCGCCCCCGGTGGCAGTCATCTCGTCGTCGCCGGCGCCGGCGGCGACCGACTCCGCGTGAAACTGACCGAGGACCCGCCGGAACACGGCGTCCGTCCGGCCGCCGACGTGACGATGCAGTCGGCCGCGGAGACGGTCGACGGCCCCCTCGTCGGCGTCGTCCTCACTGGAATGGGTGCGGACGGCGCGGAGGGCGCCCGCGCGATTCGAGACGCCGGCGGTCACGTCATCGCCCAAGACGAGGCGTCGTCGGCGGTGTTCGGGATGCCGAAGCGAGCGATAGAACTCGGGGCGGTCGACGACGTGCTGGCCGGCGACGACGTGCCGGACGGCATCCTCGACGCGACCCGGATTGAGGTGAACGCATGACTGACGAGTACGTCCAAGCATTCGTCCACGAGAGCGAAGAGCAACTGACCGACCTCAACAACTCCCTGTTGGCGCTGGAGTCGGACCCCGACGACCAGGAAGCCATGGACGACATCTTCCGGACGGCGCACACCCTGAAGGGGAACTTCGGGGCGATGGGGTACGACGACGCCAGCGACCTCGCACACGCCCTCGAGGACCTCCTCGACGAGGTCCGGGAGGGCGAGATGACGGTAACACCCGAGGTGATGGACCTCGTGTTCGCGGGCGTCGACCGCCTCGAACTCGCCGTCGAATCCATCGACGACGACGGCACCGTCGACGTGGAGACCGAGGACCTGGAGGACGACATTCGCACCGTCATCGAAGACGGGGGCGCCGGTGGCGACGAGACGAGCGCAGGAGGCGACGAGACGAGCGCAGGAGGCGACGAGGATGACGACACAGCGGACGAGACGACCGACCAAGTCGACACCTTCGAGGTCACCGTCGAAATCGGCGACTCGGAGATGAAAGGCGTCGACGGGATGCTCGTCCTCGAAGCCATCCGCGAGGAGAGCGACCTCGTCGATTCGACGCCCGACCCCGAGGCCATCGAGGACGGCGAGTACGACGACGGCTTCGACGTCGTCGTCGCGTCGACGACCGAAGACGAACTCCGAACGACGCTCGACCGCGTGTCCGCCATCGACGACGCGACCCTGTCGCAAGCGGGCGAAGACGACGAAACGAGCGAGCGCACGGACGACGCGGAACCCACCGTCGACGACGAGACGGACGCGGAATCGGCCGACGCGGACACTGAGGAGTCGACCGAGAGCACGAGCAACGGCTCGTCACGCGATATCAGTTCCGTCCGGGTCGACGTCGACCAGCTCGACGACCTGCACGGACTGGTCGAACAGCTCGTCACCAGTCGCATCAAGCTCCGTCGCGCCGTCGACGACGGCGACGTGGGCGGCGCGAGCGACACGCTCGGCGAACTCGACAAGATCACCGGGAATCTCCAGAACACGGTGATGGACATGCGGCTGATTCCGATGCGGAAGGTCATCAGCAAGTTCCCGCGACTGGTGCGTGACCTCGCCCGCGAGCAGGAGAAAGATATCGACTTCCGGATGGAGGGGCAGGATATCGAACTCGACCGGACCATCCTGACCGAAATCAGCGATCCGCTGATGCACATCCTGCGGAACGCGGTCGACCACGGCATCGAACCGCCCGCTGAGCGCGAAGCGGCCGGCAAGGACCCGGAGGGGACCATCGAACTCCGCGCGGACCGGGAGCGCGACCACGTCACCATCACCGTCGAGGACGACGGCCGCGGCCTCGACGTGGACGAACTCCGGGAGAAGGCCCTCGAAAAGGGCGTCCGCTCTCAGGCGGAACTCGAATCGATGGAGGACTCGGAAGTGTACGACCTGGTCTTCCATCCGGGCTTTTCCACCGCCGACGAGGTGACCGACGTGAGCGGTCGCGGCGTCGGGATGGACGTCGTCCACAGCACGGTCAAACAGCTCGACGGCTCCGTGAACGTCGAGAGCGAGCACGGCGAAGGAACGACCGTCACCCTCCGACTCCCGGTGACCGTCGCCATCGTCAAGGTGCTGTTCGTCGAAGTGGGTGACGA
Proteins encoded in this window:
- a CDS encoding protein-glutamate methylesterase/protein-glutamine glutaminase, whose amino-acid sequence is MTGATPRAVVVDDSHFMRTMLSDMLDDGGVDVVATAADGAEAVTAVLEHEPDVVTMDLEMPDVDGLEAVERIMAERPTPILMLSAHTADGADVTFEALDAGAVDFFTKPGGEVSTQMSSKETQLVQKVKAVAGADVDGGHASSRSSSERPSERPTRTDSEYEGATVLIASSTGGPTVVERVVGALPRDADFRIIVVQHMPDAFTERFADRLDAASEYDVREASDGDRIGGGEALVAPGGSHLVVAGAGGDRLRVKLTEDPPEHGVRPAADVTMQSAAETVDGPLVGVVLTGMGADGAEGARAIRDAGGHVIAQDEASSAVFGMPKRAIELGAVDDVLAGDDVPDGILDATRIEVNA
- the cheA gene encoding chemotaxis protein CheA, producing the protein MTDEYVQAFVHESEEQLTDLNNSLLALESDPDDQEAMDDIFRTAHTLKGNFGAMGYDDASDLAHALEDLLDEVREGEMTVTPEVMDLVFAGVDRLELAVESIDDDGTVDVETEDLEDDIRTVIEDGGAGGDETSAGGDETSAGGDEDDDTADETTDQVDTFEVTVEIGDSEMKGVDGMLVLEAIREESDLVDSTPDPEAIEDGEYDDGFDVVVASTTEDELRTTLDRVSAIDDATLSQAGEDDETSERTDDAEPTVDDETDAESADADTEESTESTSNGSSRDISSVRVDVDQLDDLHGLVEQLVTSRIKLRRAVDDGDVGGASDTLGELDKITGNLQNTVMDMRLIPMRKVISKFPRLVRDLAREQEKDIDFRMEGQDIELDRTILTEISDPLMHILRNAVDHGIEPPAEREAAGKDPEGTIELRADRERDHVTITVEDDGRGLDVDELREKALEKGVRSQAELESMEDSEVYDLVFHPGFSTADEVTDVSGRGVGMDVVHSTVKQLDGSVNVESEHGEGTTVTLRLPVTVAIVKVLFVEVGDEEYGVPIKNIDEVSRLPDIETINEEPMIEHDDEIYPVVDLASELDVPGETANGDGMVLRIRKSERRAALRCDTVNKQEEVVVKPLEGVLSGIPGLSGTAVLGDGNIVPILDVVTL